GTGTAAAAATACAAATGTTTTGGATCAAAAACTTGACCTTGCAGATTTCAACTGATAACGAAATTAACGTGTGTAGGTCAGTAGCTCCAATGGTAGAGCGGCTGATTCCAAATCAGCTTGTTGGGGGTTCGAGTCCCTCCTGGCCTGCCAATTCTTTCTTAATCTGTTTTTCATAAAAAGAAAATTTTATATTTTGTTCAAGCAAAGTTAAGTTAGAAGTTATCATCTTCGTCATCTTCAATCGTTGTGTTATGTGGGTTTTCTAATGGTTTTCCCTTGTTTTCGAGTAGTTTCTTAATAACAGGGCCGCAACGGGTTGCATTGCACCCCCCTCGTCCGCTACCTGTTTTTTGGTTTACCTGCTCAACGGTTTGTGCGCCATTTTCAATTGCCTCACAAATTCGACTTTGTTTAATACCTTTGCAAATACAGACAACCTTGAGTCGCGCTTTAATTTCTGCAAGAGTTAATTTTTTTTGGTTCATACAACTAATCACTCATTTTCACTTGTGTAATCAATCACTTCTTTACAGTATTCGTTTATGGCGGTTTGAATATTTTCTTCTAGGTTTAAATAATGTTTTAAAAATTTTGGCTTGAACTGTTGATTTAAGCCCAACATATCATAAAGCACAAGAATGTTGCCGTCGCAATAATTGCCACTTCCTATACCAATTGTGGGAACTGTTAAGGTTTGGCTCACCTCTTTTGCAACTTCGGCTACAGTCAATTCTAAGACTATTGCAAAACAACCACAGTCTTCAAGGCGTTTTGCTTCTTGCAACAGTCGTTGTTTATCATGCTCGGTTTTGCCCTGAATCCGATAACCTCCTAACGTATGGACACTTTGGGGTGTAAGACCAATATGCCCCATAACGGGCACGCCATGTGCGGTTAAAAATTGAATTTGGTCGCAAATTTCTGGGGTTGCGCCTTCTATTTTGACAGCTTCGGCACCGGCTTGCATAAGCAGTCCTGCATGATGAATTGTTTCTTGGCGACTCACCCCTGCAGTCAAAAAGGGCATGTCAGCAACGAGTAATGGAGTTTTTAACGATTGGCGAACAGCGCGAACGTGATAGGCAATTTCTTCTAATGTGACAGGAATGGTAGAGTTTTTTCCTTGTATTACGTTACCCAAACTATCGCCTACCAGTACAAAATCAATGTCAGTTGCTTCGATGATTTTTGCAAAAGTGGCATCATAACAGGTGATTGAAGTAACTTTTTTCCCTGCACTTTTCTTTTCAAAAAAGTCTTGAATTCGAACTTTTTTGCGTTTGACATGCTGCGATTGTGAATTAGAGTAAATCATAAGCAAGTTGCCTTTTTATTTTAAGTTAAAAGAACAAATTAAAAACCGAAACTGTTTAATAACCCTATTTTATGTAGTATAATTGAACTTGTCTGTAAATGTAGAGGAGTTGTCATAATGGCAAAGCGAATATTCTTGTTTTTATTAGTCAATATCTTAGTAATGGTTACTATCACTGTTGTGACGTCGTTGTTGGGTGTTAATCATTACATGACAGCGCGTGGTATCAATTACCAAAGTCTTTTATTCTTTTGTTTGATTTGGGGTTTTGGTGGTGCATTTATTAGCTTGGCGATTTCTCGTTGGATTGCTAAGTTTACAATGGGTATCAAACCTATTAATCCGCAAAGTTGCACTGCACAAGAGCGTGAACTTTATAATCGTGTTGCAAATTTGGCTCAAAAAGCTGGTTTACCAAAAACTCCAGAAGTTGGAATTTATCAAAGTCCAGATCTCAACGCATTTGCGACAGGGCCTTCTAAAAGCCGTTCGTTGGTTGCGGTATCAAGTGGCTTGCTTGATCGTATGGATAAACATGAGGTTGAGGGTGTGTTGGCGCATGAGATCGCCCATATTGCAAACGGCGACATGGTGACCATGACGTTAGTACAAGGTGTGGTGAATGCGTTTGTCATGTTCTTTGCACGTATTGTAGCATATGCGGCAACGCAGTTTGTAAAAGAAGACATCAGACCATTTGTTAATATGGCTGTGGTTATTGTGCTCGAAATTTTATTTAGCATTTTAGGTATGATTGCAATTGCTTGGTTTTCGCGCAAAAGAGAATTTCGTGCCGATCAAGGAGGCGCACAACTTGCTGGAAAATCAAGTATGGTTGCTGCCCTTGCGGCATTACAGCGTGTCTATGCTACGCCAATTGCCGAGCAAGACTCTGCTCCTCAATCCATTGCTGCCTTTAAAATTTCTAATAAAGCAGGTTTCTTGAGTTTATTTTCAACTCACCCACCGCTTGAACAACGTATTCAAGCATTAAAGCAAAATACTCAAATTCTTTAAGCATTAAGAGCAACGTCTAAATTTTGATTGTACAGGAACTTAAATTCTTTAAGTTCCTTTTTTCTTTTCCGATTTTTTAAAAACATGGTGAAAATTAAAAATAGAGGAAAAAATCCATGGATGGATTGCTTAAAAAAATCCTTTATGCTTATAAGAAAAAATTAAATTTAGCTTCTTTTATAATTGCTTTAATACCATCATTATTAATAGAACACTCAATATTTGCTGAAGCAATTCAAAGAGAATATCGATCGGCCAATTTTTTAGGCAAAGGGGACACAGGAATTGCTGATGCAAAAGGGTTTGATGCAATATTTTACAATCCTGCAGGAATTGCGCAAGGCAAAGGGATCTTAAATGAAATCATCGTTGCCAGTCCTCAGGCTGAAGCCAGTACAAATATTATGGAATTAAAAAATAGTATAACAGGACAAAGTGGTTCTAGTGTTTTACAGGTTCTTTCGCAAAATCAAAACAAATCTTATAGCGCTGCAATTCAAAATTATTCTGGAGTGATATTTAGAAAAGTTGCCATTGGGGCATTTGCAAGAGGAAGTGCAAATTACTACAATTATACCGATTTGAGTATTCCATCGGGCTTTTCCCAGGTTGATACGAATGTCCGCTACGGTGCGCATTTAACGTTAGCGCAACCTTTATTAAATGATAGAATATTTATTGGATTAAATGGAAAATATCTTCAAAAAGATCAAATTAAGTTTAAAATTGATTCTTCTTCACCCGACTATTCTGGTTCTAATAATATTTTAGACTCTTTAAAAAGTACAAACCAACGAAAAGGGGCAGGGATTGGCGCAGATATTGGGATGATGTTTTTACTTGAAAAAAACACGGGAACGCAATTAGGGATTGCGTATCGAAACATAGGAATGACCTACAGATGGGTTGCAGATTCTAATAAAGGGGCGCCTGCTGCTGAACCTACAACTTTAGATGTTGGTTTTGTGTCGTCTATTGGAACAACTCGAAACAAAATTTCTTTATCTGTCGATGTTGTTGATGTTCTCAATACTCAAAAACAAATATTCTTAAAACGCTCTCACATTGGCTTAGAGTATTCGTTATTGGATATGTTTGGTGTGCAAACTGGGATAAATCAAGGATATTGGGTTTATGGAGGATACTTGGGAACAAAAGTGATTCGAGTTGAGGGAGGGGTCTTTACAGAAGAAATGGGAAATAAATATAAAGAGAACCCAAATCAAAGTGCTTTTGTAAGGTTGGTTGTTGGATGGTTAAATTGATTGGCTTAATTTTTTTATATCAAGAAATTTTAAATTTAATTTTTTATAGAATTTTTTAAAATAAGATATTATGAGTTATTAACAGTTCTAACCGGAGGTTAATATGCTCATATCCTGTATTCAAGTTAATCCCCAAGAAAATGTCAGAGAAAATTTAAAGGTAATTATAAATTATATATTTGAAGCTGCAAAATTGGGATCAGAAATTGTCGTGCTTCCAGAAATGTTTACATTTATGGGAAACGAACTTGATAGAAAAAAAACTAAAGATCAAATTAACGAAGGCGTTTTTGCAGAAGTTCAAGCAGTTGCAAAACAATTAAATATTTATTTAATTGCCGGAAGTCATTCTGAAAAAATACAAAATAATGAAAATAAGGTTTACAATACTTCAGTCACCTATAATCCTGAAGGGGAAATTATTAATGTTTATAGAAAACAGCATTTATTTAATTTAAAAGATAAAGAGGGTAAGTCTTTATATTGTGAAAGTGATACGTTTGAGTTTGGGAGTTCTCCAATACCTTATTTCATGAAAACTAAAAATAATCAAGAATGGAATGCGTTAAACATTATTTGTTACGATTTGAGATTTCCAGAAATTGTTCGATCTCAGGCGGAAAAATTTACGAATAATTTTGATATTATTTTTGTGCCAGCAGCTTTTACTTGGCAAACAGGAAAAGAGCATTGGGAAATTTTATTAAGAGCACGAGCAATTGAAAATCAATGCTATGTGGTTGCCTGCAATCAAACAGGATATTTTTACAACCAGCAAAAACGTAACTACGGACATAGTATGGTCGTTGATCCTTGGGGAAATATTGTGGCTCGTTTAGAAGAAGAGTGCGGAATTTTAAGCTGCGAAATTACAAAAGAGACTATAGAATTATCAAGGACACGCCTCCCTGCTTTGCAAGATAGAAAAATATTTGGATAAAACCAATTTTTAGAATTAAAAATTTATTCTTTAATATCATAAATATGGCAGTGCAAATTTTTCCTAGAAATTTTTATTGTAAAATAAAAATTGTTATTTGCTATTAGGAGGATTTGTGACAAACAAAAATTCTGAAAAAAAAGTAATTATTGCTGCATCATTAGGGACTGTTTTTGAATGGTATGACTTTTATCTGTATGGTACTTTAGCTGTTTTTTTTGGAACTTTGTTTTTTCCGACAGGAAATGAAACAGCCTCCTTTTTAGCAAGCTTAGCGACCTTTGGTGCAGGGTTTGCTGTCAGACCTTTTGGTGCCATTGTGTTTGGTAGAATTGGTGATATTGTAGGGCGAAAATATACTTTTTTAATAACAATAATTGTAATGGGTTTATCGACTGCTCTTGTGGGATTGTTACCAACTTACGAGCAAATAGGTATTTTTGCGCCTATCCTTCTCACTTTATTGCGACTAACGCAAGGCTTAGCATTAGGCGGAGAATACGGAGGCGCTGCAGTTTATGTTGCCGAGCACTCGCCTAATGAAAGGCGTGGTTTGAACACCAGTTGGATTCAAACAACAGCGACAGGGGGATTTTTACTGTCTCTTGTTGTCATTTTATGCTGCAGAGTGATGCTTACAGAAGAAGATTTTAAATTTTGGGGTTGGAGAATTCCTTTTTTAATTTCTATCATTTTATTAATTATTTCTGTTTATATTCGCCTGAAATTAAGTGAATCTCCAATTTTCTTAAAAATGAAAAAAATGGGTAAAACTTCAAAATCTCCTTTAAAAGAAAGTTTTACAAAACCTAAAAATTTAAAATTAATTTTATTGGCATTGTTTGGGGCAACCGCTGGACAAGGAGTTATTTGGTATACAGGACAATTTTATGCTTTGTATTTTTTACAAAACACGTTAAAAATTGATTTTCAAAATTCTTATATCATGATTGCCATCGCTCTTGTGATTGCAACTCCATTTTTTATATTATTTGGTAAACTATCCGATCGCATTGGCAGAAAAAAAGTTATCTTAACAGGATTTTTGTTATCGGCTTTGCTTTATATTCCAATTTTTAAAGGTATAGCTTATTATGGAAATCCAGCTTTAATTAGAGCGCAAAACGAAGCTCCAATAGTTATTACAACCAATCAATGCAAGAGTTTATGCAAAGAAATTAAAGAATATTTTTCTAAAAAAGGATACAATTATCAATTAAATGTTGAGCCAGAAAAAAAAGATTTCTTAACTGTTTTTATTGGTGATTATCAAGTGAATTCTTTAGACTCTAGAACGTTAGACAAAGAAGTTGCCATAGCAGGATATCCACTGGTAGCAGATAATGATGCAATTAATTACGTTATGGTCATAATTTTATTAACTGTATTGGTACTTTTTGTAACCATGGTTTATGGCCCAATTGCGGCATTTTTGGTTGAATTATTTCCAACTCGTATTCGCTATACATCTATGTCGTTTCCGTATCATATTGGAAATGGATGGTTTGGTGGATTTTTACCATTAATTGCAACTGCATTGGTACTTTATACAGGTAATATTTATGCAGGACTTTACTATCCAATTGCCATAGCAATTATGAGTTTAATTATTGGTGTAATATTTATTAAAGAAACGAAGGATAATAAGATAGATAGTTGAGCATTTATTTTTTATTTACCAAAAAATTAAGTCCGGTGCTTGGATTGTATTGTAAGGAGAATGGTTTTTTAAAATTTTTAATTTCTATATCTACATCAAATTCAATGTCGTTGTCACTTGTTGCTACTAAAACGCAGAAGGTGGTTTTTTTATTATTATTATTACCTTTAAATGATATTTGTTTAGTATGAATTGTATTATTTTTATTATAACATTGTTCTAGTTTTTCTTCTAGATCAGTAAAAAATTCTGATACAGAAGGGTTTAATGGTGGTAAAAAATCAAGATTTGAAGTTATTGGTTTGGAAAATATTAACTCCTGATCGGTACTGTTATTTATTAATTTTATGATATAAAAATATTTATCATCCTTATGTTTCTTAGAAAAATCTATATTTAGATATTTAATTTTGTCAAATTTAGCTTCTGATTTTCGACTAATATTAAAATTAACATCAAATTTATGATTGGATGTGTTATATATAATGCTTCCTGTAAAGTGTACTGACTTTGTTTTATCTTTTGTTTCATAAACGTGAGTGTTTGTTTTACCCTGAGTGCTGTTGATAGGAATAGATTTTTTATCTTTATTTTGGGGTGGGGTATATTTTTTATTGTTATAAATAAATGAGTCAATTTCTAGTTTGCAATTCATATTTTCATAATTATTTGGTATCCAAATTTGTTTGTTTTCATTTGTTAATTGAAATGGAATAGG
This region of Spirobacillus cienkowskii genomic DNA includes:
- a CDS encoding (2Fe-2S)-binding protein; amino-acid sequence: MNQKKLTLAEIKARLKVVCICKGIKQSRICEAIENGAQTVEQVNQKTGSGRGGCNATRCGPVIKKLLENKGKPLENPHNTTIEDDEDDNF
- the panB gene encoding 3-methyl-2-oxobutanoate hydroxymethyltransferase; translated protein: MIYSNSQSQHVKRKKVRIQDFFEKKSAGKKVTSITCYDATFAKIIEATDIDFVLVGDSLGNVIQGKNSTIPVTLEEIAYHVRAVRQSLKTPLLVADMPFLTAGVSRQETIHHAGLLMQAGAEAVKIEGATPEICDQIQFLTAHGVPVMGHIGLTPQSVHTLGGYRIQGKTEHDKQRLLQEAKRLEDCGCFAIVLELTVAEVAKEVSQTLTVPTIGIGSGNYCDGNILVLYDMLGLNQQFKPKFLKHYLNLEENIQTAINEYCKEVIDYTSENE
- the htpX gene encoding protease HtpX; the encoded protein is MAKRIFLFLLVNILVMVTITVVTSLLGVNHYMTARGINYQSLLFFCLIWGFGGAFISLAISRWIAKFTMGIKPINPQSCTAQERELYNRVANLAQKAGLPKTPEVGIYQSPDLNAFATGPSKSRSLVAVSSGLLDRMDKHEVEGVLAHEIAHIANGDMVTMTLVQGVVNAFVMFFARIVAYAATQFVKEDIRPFVNMAVVIVLEILFSILGMIAIAWFSRKREFRADQGGAQLAGKSSMVAALAALQRVYATPIAEQDSAPQSIAAFKISNKAGFLSLFSTHPPLEQRIQALKQNTQIL
- a CDS encoding nitrilase-related carbon-nitrogen hydrolase, whose product is MLISCIQVNPQENVRENLKVIINYIFEAAKLGSEIVVLPEMFTFMGNELDRKKTKDQINEGVFAEVQAVAKQLNIYLIAGSHSEKIQNNENKVYNTSVTYNPEGEIINVYRKQHLFNLKDKEGKSLYCESDTFEFGSSPIPYFMKTKNNQEWNALNIICYDLRFPEIVRSQAEKFTNNFDIIFVPAAFTWQTGKEHWEILLRARAIENQCYVVACNQTGYFYNQQKRNYGHSMVVDPWGNIVARLEEECGILSCEITKETIELSRTRLPALQDRKIFG
- a CDS encoding MFS transporter, which produces MTNKNSEKKVIIAASLGTVFEWYDFYLYGTLAVFFGTLFFPTGNETASFLASLATFGAGFAVRPFGAIVFGRIGDIVGRKYTFLITIIVMGLSTALVGLLPTYEQIGIFAPILLTLLRLTQGLALGGEYGGAAVYVAEHSPNERRGLNTSWIQTTATGGFLLSLVVILCCRVMLTEEDFKFWGWRIPFLISIILLIISVYIRLKLSESPIFLKMKKMGKTSKSPLKESFTKPKNLKLILLALFGATAGQGVIWYTGQFYALYFLQNTLKIDFQNSYIMIAIALVIATPFFILFGKLSDRIGRKKVILTGFLLSALLYIPIFKGIAYYGNPALIRAQNEAPIVITTNQCKSLCKEIKEYFSKKGYNYQLNVEPEKKDFLTVFIGDYQVNSLDSRTLDKEVAIAGYPLVADNDAINYVMVIILLTVLVLFVTMVYGPIAAFLVELFPTRIRYTSMSFPYHIGNGWFGGFLPLIATALVLYTGNIYAGLYYPIAIAIMSLIIGVIFIKETKDNKIDS